Proteins encoded by one window of Bacteroidia bacterium:
- a CDS encoding co-chaperone GroES has product MSVSIRPLADRVLVEAAPAEERTASGIIIPDTAKEKPQRGTVIAVGNGKKDEPVTVKVGDQVLYGKYAGTEITVEGKEYLIMRESDIFAIL; this is encoded by the coding sequence ATGTCAGTATCAATCCGTCCATTAGCAGACCGAGTGCTTGTTGAAGCAGCACCTGCTGAAGAAAGAACTGCAAGCGGTATCATTATTCCCGACACCGCCAAAGAAAAACCACAACGTGGAACCGTTATTGCTGTTGGCAATGGCAAAAAAGATGAGCCTGTAACAGTTAAAGTTGGGGATCAGGTTTTATATGGCAAGTATGCCGGCACTGAAATCACCGTTGAGGGAAAAGAATACCTCATTATGCGTGAAAGCGACATTTTCGCAATTCTTTAA
- a CDS encoding lysoplasmalogenase produces MDKSNFTKYFLGLFLLELGLEFFHIQWAIFLVKPAVTGFIIYYFYTQSKKNVSVFSKSILIGLIASLGGDIFLMFPRYNPNFFLVGLVSFLIAHLFYIRGYFQNIKQSGHSNSFSVKVMVSNPIVLMSLAMYSLMKNDLGEMKIPVLFYMTAITCMGVMAGLRINHTSSSSWKKVLGGAILFLLSDSIIALNKFVHPFEYSNLAIMSTYYVAQFFIATGCLEHLERKATLSE; encoded by the coding sequence ATGGACAAATCAAACTTTACGAAATATTTCCTCGGTCTGTTTCTTCTTGAACTAGGATTGGAATTTTTCCATATTCAATGGGCTATTTTCCTTGTAAAACCAGCAGTTACCGGGTTTATCATTTACTATTTCTATACCCAAAGCAAAAAGAATGTTTCAGTGTTTAGCAAATCCATTCTGATAGGATTAATAGCCAGTTTGGGTGGAGACATTTTCCTGATGTTTCCCCGGTATAACCCGAATTTTTTCCTGGTGGGATTGGTTTCCTTTTTAATTGCCCATTTGTTTTATATACGGGGATATTTTCAAAACATCAAGCAAAGTGGACATTCCAATTCATTTTCGGTGAAAGTGATGGTAAGCAATCCTATCGTTTTAATGAGTTTGGCCATGTATTCGCTAATGAAAAACGATTTGGGGGAGATGAAAATTCCGGTATTATTTTATATGACAGCTATTACCTGCATGGGCGTGATGGCCGGTTTACGAATCAATCACACCAGTTCGAGCAGTTGGAAAAAGGTATTGGGTGGCGCTATCCTTTTCTTACTATCTGATTCTATTATAGCGCTCAACAAGTTTGTACATCCGTTTGAATATTCCAATTTGGCCATTATGTCAACTTATTATGTGGCTCAATTTTTCATTGCCACAGGATGTTTGGAGCATTTAGAAAGAAAGGCGACACTTAGCGAATAA
- a CDS encoding choice-of-anchor L domain-containing protein codes for MNGILCIFVSCHNLKLKRYIFLFFLLKLTVLEGFGQLVVDDTQTSQQLVQDVLLGGGVSASNVVFNGTANGNGPQIGYFYGSSNLGMATGIILSTGNSIDAGGPNNSGSTSTDLLLPGDATLESLDPGLVSKDAAILEFDFIPLSDTLSFRYVFASEEYMEYANSDYNDIFGFFISGPGITGVQNIALIPGTSTMVSINNVNAFNNPSYYVDNGDGDSFTPGDGQTVQYDGFTNVLTATAIVHACQTYHIKLAVADVFDGAFDSAVFLEAGSFSAGSIGLSAQSDYSASLNDTALVEACGNSKIIFSRTGNTSSPLTINFALNGSATQGLDYEVSATSVTIPAGFNVASVDITILQDNITEGAENIIVTPLINIACQSEVPTLTLTIVDQTPITLTTTPDVLTPCPAQTLLQVFPQGGNPGYVYRWTNENGTQISTRDTVTVFPLNTSTYFVEVTDTCGTQLVKDSVTITIPGYVPMQFVVNSPRICRGDTATMTIDVSEGKAPYTYRWKFDQSTSDQAFASPAFSGYFVVEVTDLCGIVDSAKVLVEVVGPEARFTSRQNGPREFVFINSSIDAINYIWYFGDGDTAATYNSAHVYADSGWYDVTLLAENREGCLDTAVLMIHAFPDLNVYLPNAFTPNEDNVNDMWYAVGEGFNMSEVRIYDRWGAEIYRAKHPTWGWNGTNRQGEPVEGTFTYVFEFFTPMGDSAKKYGHVTVIR; via the coding sequence TTGAACGGAATTTTGTGTATTTTTGTAAGTTGTCATAATTTGAAACTGAAACGCTATATCTTTTTGTTTTTCCTTCTAAAACTCACTGTTTTAGAGGGGTTTGGGCAATTGGTAGTGGATGATACTCAAACATCCCAGCAATTGGTTCAGGATGTTTTACTGGGAGGAGGTGTTTCTGCTTCAAATGTGGTTTTTAATGGTACCGCCAATGGAAATGGCCCTCAAATTGGCTATTTTTATGGTAGTTCTAATTTAGGAATGGCAACTGGAATTATCTTAAGTACCGGTAATTCCATTGATGCCGGTGGGCCTAATAACAGTGGAAGTACCAGTACTGACTTACTCCTGCCCGGCGATGCCACCCTTGAAAGTCTCGACCCCGGACTTGTCTCCAAGGATGCCGCTATTCTTGAATTTGATTTTATTCCTCTTTCCGATACCCTTAGCTTTCGTTATGTGTTTGCATCCGAGGAATATATGGAATACGCCAATTCTGATTACAACGATATTTTTGGTTTTTTTATTTCGGGTCCCGGAATCACCGGTGTTCAGAACATTGCTCTTATTCCGGGCACTTCCACCATGGTAAGCATCAATAACGTGAATGCTTTTAATAACCCCTCCTATTATGTAGATAATGGCGACGGTGATTCTTTTACCCCGGGTGATGGACAAACTGTTCAATACGATGGTTTTACCAATGTTTTAACTGCTACTGCAATCGTTCATGCCTGCCAAACTTACCACATTAAACTCGCAGTTGCCGACGTGTTTGATGGGGCTTTTGATTCAGCCGTATTTTTGGAAGCAGGCTCTTTTTCTGCCGGTTCCATCGGGCTCTCAGCTCAATCGGATTATTCTGCTTCCTTAAACGATACGGCTTTGGTGGAAGCTTGTGGAAATTCAAAGATTATTTTTAGCCGTACCGGTAATACCAGTTCTCCTCTTACCATCAATTTTGCATTGAATGGTTCTGCTACTCAAGGATTGGATTACGAGGTTTCTGCCACTTCTGTAACCATTCCTGCTGGATTTAATGTAGCTTCTGTTGATATTACCATTCTTCAGGATAACATTACAGAAGGTGCTGAAAACATTATCGTTACTCCCCTAATCAATATTGCTTGCCAAAGCGAAGTCCCAACCCTTACCCTCACCATTGTAGACCAAACTCCAATTACCTTAACTACTACTCCGGATGTATTAACTCCTTGTCCTGCCCAAACACTTTTGCAGGTTTTCCCACAAGGCGGAAACCCCGGATATGTGTACCGTTGGACCAATGAAAATGGAACTCAAATTTCTACCCGCGATACCGTTACCGTTTTCCCCTTAAATACTTCCACTTACTTTGTAGAGGTAACTGATACCTGTGGAACTCAATTGGTAAAAGATTCGGTTACCATCACCATACCAGGTTATGTTCCAATGCAATTTGTTGTGAATTCACCCCGAATTTGCAGAGGCGATACTGCTACCATGACCATCGATGTTTCGGAAGGTAAAGCTCCTTATACATATCGATGGAAATTTGATCAATCTACCTCCGATCAGGCTTTTGCCAGTCCCGCATTTTCCGGATATTTTGTCGTGGAAGTTACCGACCTTTGTGGAATTGTAGATTCGGCTAAGGTGTTAGTTGAAGTGGTTGGACCTGAAGCCCGGTTTACTTCCCGTCAAAATGGACCAAGAGAATTTGTCTTTATTAATTCTTCCATCGATGCCATTAACTATATTTGGTATTTTGGCGATGGTGATACTGCAGCAACTTATAACTCTGCTCATGTTTATGCCGACTCCGGATGGTACGATGTTACCTTACTTGCCGAGAATCGCGAAGGCTGCCTGGATACAGCCGTTCTGATGATTCATGCCTTCCCCGATTTAAATGTTTACCTGCCCAATGCCTTTACTCCTAATGAAGATAATGTCAATGATATGTGGTATGCCGTTGGAGAAGGTTTTAATATGTCGGAAGTGCGAATTTACGATCGTTGGGGTGCAGAAATTTACCGCGCTAAACACCCAACCTGGGGTTGGAATGGAACCAATCGCCAAGGTGAACCTGTTGAAGGTACCTTTACCTATGTATTCGAGTTTTTTACTCCCATGGGCGATTCAGCCAAAAAGTACGGTCATGTTACCGTTATTCGCTAA
- a CDS encoding polysaccharide deacetylase family protein codes for MTALPPWIKQKLLGLFVKTNGLVSSPIFGGKGIIFCFHRILPKNEQSPLFGAKGMAVSPEYLEWLIQVLKEKNYEFIDMDEVLLRIQNPDKTRKFVSFGFDDGYADNLRFGLPIFEKHGVPFTIYPSLNLLQGTMIRWWDILEEQVWNHSSVKYEFPDKTLELSAENKEEKTKAWWEIRSHILDWESRLSRNELLSLFCKDEAWSKDYTLSVAIPEASLIALRNHPLLHIGSHTVNHLPLKKLKEEEVRYEMLESKRYLEKLLDKEIRHLAYPYGSPNECGDREFRMAKEIGYQSAVTFQPGNLTGKKLNPFALPRYAGGEMIDNEKLLHILSGIRHFADNY; via the coding sequence ATGACTGCATTACCTCCCTGGATTAAACAAAAGCTATTAGGCCTTTTTGTAAAGACTAATGGTTTGGTTTCTAGTCCGATATTTGGTGGTAAAGGAATCATTTTTTGTTTTCATCGTATACTGCCCAAAAATGAACAGTCGCCCTTGTTTGGAGCCAAAGGAATGGCTGTTTCGCCGGAATATTTGGAATGGTTGATTCAAGTTTTAAAAGAAAAAAACTATGAATTTATCGACATGGATGAGGTGTTGCTTCGGATTCAAAATCCTGATAAAACTCGGAAATTTGTGAGTTTTGGATTTGATGATGGCTATGCAGATAACTTGCGGTTTGGATTACCCATTTTTGAAAAGCATGGGGTACCATTTACCATTTATCCGAGTTTAAATTTATTACAAGGAACCATGATACGGTGGTGGGATATTTTGGAGGAGCAAGTTTGGAATCATTCCAGCGTTAAATATGAATTTCCTGACAAAACACTGGAATTAAGCGCAGAGAATAAGGAAGAAAAGACCAAGGCCTGGTGGGAAATCAGGTCTCATATTTTAGATTGGGAAAGCCGACTCAGCAGAAACGAACTTTTGAGTTTGTTTTGCAAAGATGAGGCATGGAGTAAGGACTATACCTTATCGGTTGCCATCCCGGAAGCCAGTTTAATTGCCTTACGAAACCATCCCTTATTACACATAGGATCCCATACTGTTAATCACCTACCCTTAAAAAAATTAAAAGAAGAAGAAGTTCGTTACGAAATGTTGGAATCGAAGCGTTATTTAGAAAAGTTATTGGATAAGGAAATCAGACATTTGGCTTACCCGTATGGCTCCCCAAACGAATGTGGAGATCGAGAATTTAGAATGGCAAAAGAAATTGGATATCAGAGTGCGGTGACCTTTCAACCCGGAAATTTAACCGGGAAAAAACTTAACCCATTTGCCTTACCCCGATATGCCGGAGGAGAAATGATTGATAATGAAAAGCTACTACACATCCTTTCCGGAATACGACACTTTGCCGATAACTATTAA
- a CDS encoding NAD(P)/FAD-dependent oxidoreductase yields MKVNIIGAGISGLSAGCYLQMCGFETRIFEKHTIPGGLCTSWKKGDYTFDGCAHWILGSDSGSSFHKIWDELMDLNAIQFHHHDVRMAIELKDHVNKYGEKTFYFYTNLNKLEAYLLDLAPEDSYEIKRLVNSVRIMQEFDLPPILDDLPFWEATKRGIKMARYWRFFKLLMEWKNETNFSFAKKLKNPFLAESIRTLYDEHEVNMLVFTMPLAAMDKQSAGYPIGGSLKFAEHLEQRYLSLGGKIHYKTPVHKILVKDGRATGLLVRNNVVHESDITVSASDWHWTLFEALDGKFIDKKSQQFADLKVLEPYYGVVQFSFGINADLRHLPHFTRFPLEKPIVSPDGTSYDRFEVHLYHYDPTMAPEGKTSVVVSYYTKKGDFWIQLRKSNRAQYREVKKAFQEQILNELDKRLGGIKDKVEEMDFATPASVLRYTNNWKGSAQGWLPSNNIFELYSIGFYLPGLRDFFYSSHWSQPGGGLPVAAKQGRDVAKEICKKYKVPFKTR; encoded by the coding sequence ATGAAAGTTAACATAATCGGTGCAGGAATTTCAGGACTTAGTGCCGGATGTTACCTTCAAATGTGCGGGTTTGAAACGCGGATTTTTGAAAAGCATACCATTCCCGGCGGACTTTGTACCAGTTGGAAAAAGGGAGATTATACCTTTGATGGATGCGCACATTGGATATTAGGAAGTGATTCAGGAAGCTCTTTTCATAAAATTTGGGATGAACTGATGGATTTGAATGCTATTCAATTTCATCACCATGACGTAAGGATGGCCATTGAACTCAAGGACCATGTAAACAAATATGGAGAAAAGACCTTCTATTTCTATACCAATCTGAACAAACTGGAAGCGTACTTATTGGATCTTGCACCGGAAGATAGTTATGAAATTAAGCGATTGGTGAATTCGGTTCGAATCATGCAAGAATTTGATTTACCGCCTATTCTGGATGATTTACCCTTTTGGGAGGCTACCAAACGAGGAATCAAAATGGCCAGGTATTGGAGGTTTTTCAAATTACTGATGGAATGGAAAAATGAGACCAATTTCAGTTTTGCCAAGAAATTGAAAAACCCCTTTTTGGCAGAAAGTATTCGCACGTTATACGACGAACATGAAGTGAATATGTTAGTGTTTACCATGCCATTAGCAGCAATGGATAAACAAAGTGCCGGTTATCCGATTGGTGGTTCCTTAAAATTTGCTGAACATTTAGAACAACGCTACCTGAGTTTAGGAGGCAAAATACACTACAAAACACCGGTACATAAAATATTGGTTAAAGATGGCAGAGCCACCGGTTTGCTTGTAAGAAACAATGTAGTACATGAATCCGACATAACGGTTTCGGCAAGTGATTGGCATTGGACCCTTTTCGAAGCTTTGGATGGAAAATTCATAGATAAAAAATCCCAACAATTTGCTGATTTAAAGGTTCTAGAGCCTTATTACGGGGTAGTACAGTTCTCCTTCGGAATCAATGCAGATTTACGTCACCTACCCCATTTCACCCGATTCCCGTTAGAAAAACCCATTGTTTCGCCTGATGGAACCAGCTATGACCGGTTTGAGGTTCATTTATACCACTATGACCCAACGATGGCACCCGAGGGAAAAACTTCCGTGGTAGTTAGTTATTACACCAAAAAAGGCGACTTCTGGATTCAGTTAAGAAAATCCAACCGGGCCCAATACCGGGAAGTAAAAAAAGCATTTCAGGAGCAAATTTTAAATGAGCTTGACAAACGATTAGGAGGAATAAAGGACAAGGTAGAAGAAATGGATTTTGCTACTCCTGCTTCGGTTTTAAGATATACGAACAATTGGAAGGGAAGTGCACAGGGATGGTTGCCCAGCAATAATATTTTTGAACTTTATTCTATTGGATTCTACCTGCCCGGACTCAGAGATTTCTTTTATTCCAGTCATTGGAGTCAACCCGGCGGAGGCTTACCTGTTGCTGCCAAACAAGGCCGGGATGTAGCAAAAGAAATTTGCAAAAAATACAAAGTGCCATTCAAGACCAGGTAA
- a CDS encoding NAD(P)/FAD-dependent oxidoreductase, which produces MDKFDVVVIGSGLGGLETACILAKNGYKVCVLEKNRQFGGTLQLFSRGKVVFDAGVHYIGGLGEGQPLHRLFNYLGILDKLQIKPLNADGFDHIQLGRRENTYKIPQGKEEFIKTMAAYFPDERKAIETYWEDLQRITEQTPYYNVHIEPGEFVLSPHYQQSIGEYLDQLTDNTTLKKVLAGNNLLYAGQAYKTPLYVHAMVEFAYLQSAWKCIDGADQIAKLLLEKLKEWGGEARNYSEVQSIQTSGGSVSSVKLTSGQEITCNRVIANIHPEKLFEMLEPGLLRPVYINRIKSLDNSTSAFTLNLVLKPETLPVFNHNIYYHRYPEIWTTDYELEEWPKTIAVFCQPGRKNPNYAESLSVMTYMKWEEVEPWASTFRVIPGHAESRGETYEQFKKEKALKIIEELDKVLPGIEKHIQEYSAQTPLTYRDYLGTPKGSIYGISMNSEEAMKYIFSSRQRIENLYLTGQNLNLHGVVGVTISAIVTCSEILGNSFLLNQLRKA; this is translated from the coding sequence ATGGACAAGTTCGATGTAGTGGTTATTGGTTCCGGATTAGGTGGATTGGAAACAGCCTGTATCCTTGCAAAAAACGGATACAAGGTTTGTGTTTTAGAAAAAAACCGGCAATTTGGGGGAACCTTGCAACTGTTTTCACGGGGAAAAGTGGTTTTTGATGCAGGTGTTCATTATATCGGAGGCTTAGGAGAAGGACAACCATTGCACAGACTTTTTAATTACCTGGGAATACTTGATAAGCTTCAAATAAAACCCTTGAATGCGGACGGATTTGACCACATCCAATTGGGAAGACGGGAAAACACCTATAAAATACCGCAAGGAAAAGAGGAATTTATTAAGACTATGGCAGCCTATTTCCCGGACGAAAGAAAGGCTATTGAAACGTATTGGGAAGATTTACAACGAATAACTGAGCAAACACCCTACTACAATGTTCATATTGAACCCGGTGAGTTTGTTCTATCACCCCACTACCAACAAAGTATTGGAGAATACCTCGATCAACTGACGGACAATACTACCTTAAAAAAAGTATTGGCCGGAAACAACTTACTTTATGCAGGGCAAGCCTACAAAACGCCTTTGTATGTACATGCCATGGTGGAGTTTGCCTACCTCCAAAGTGCCTGGAAATGCATAGATGGTGCTGACCAGATTGCCAAACTTTTATTAGAAAAGTTAAAGGAATGGGGAGGAGAAGCCAGGAATTACTCCGAAGTTCAATCCATTCAAACTAGTGGAGGAAGCGTTTCATCAGTAAAATTGACTTCAGGCCAGGAAATAACCTGTAACCGTGTAATAGCCAACATCCATCCGGAGAAATTGTTTGAAATGCTAGAACCAGGCTTATTAAGACCGGTTTACATCAATCGTATAAAATCATTGGACAATTCCACCTCGGCCTTTACCCTCAATTTAGTTCTTAAGCCCGAAACTTTACCTGTATTTAACCACAACATTTATTATCACCGATATCCTGAAATATGGACAACCGATTATGAATTAGAGGAATGGCCCAAAACAATAGCCGTATTTTGTCAGCCGGGAAGAAAGAACCCGAACTATGCAGAGAGTTTATCGGTTATGACTTATATGAAATGGGAAGAAGTAGAGCCTTGGGCGAGCACATTTCGGGTAATTCCAGGACATGCTGAAAGCAGGGGGGAGACTTATGAGCAATTTAAAAAAGAGAAAGCCTTAAAGATTATAGAGGAATTAGACAAGGTTTTACCCGGAATAGAAAAGCATATTCAGGAATATTCAGCACAAACGCCTTTAACCTACCGTGATTATTTAGGAACTCCCAAAGGAAGTATTTATGGAATCAGCATGAATTCAGAGGAGGCTATGAAATATATTTTTTCAAGCAGACAACGGATTGAAAACCTTTATTTGACAGGGCAAAACCTGAATCTGCATGGTGTTGTTGGAGTTACGATATCCGCTATAGTAACTTGTTCCGAAATACTTGGAAATTCGTTTTTATTAAACCAACTAAGGAAGGCTTGA
- a CDS encoding peptide chain release factor 3, with protein MKLEEEIQKRRTFAIISHPDAGKTTLTEKLLLFGGAIQTAGAVKNNKITKTAASDFMEIEKQRGISVATSVMSFDYHGIRVNLLDTPGHKDFAEDTYRTLTAVDSVILVIDCVKGVEEQTEKLMEVCRMRNTPVITFINKMDREGSNPFDLLDEIEKKLNIKVRPLSWPINIGAHFKGVYNLYDKSLNLFSANKTKISDDVVSIQNLKDPGLDELIGEKDANQLREDVELIEGVYDEFDVNTYLEGEIAPVFFGSAVNNFGVKELLETFVRIAPTPIPRNTDVRIVKPEESNFTGFIFKIHANLDPKHRDRIAFLRICSGKFERNKFFKHVRLGKDFRFSNPYSFLAQDKSVVEEAFPGDVVGLYDTGNFKIGDTLTEGEKIMYKGIPSFSPELFKEVINTDPMKSKQLEKGIEQLSDEGVAQLFTVNPGNRKIIGTVGDLQFEVIQYRLLNEYGASCRYQHLNFYKACWITSDDEAALHDFLQFKAGNIAYDKDQNPVYFAESSWILNTQIEKYPKLQFHFTSEFKMEAAK; from the coding sequence ATGAAATTAGAAGAAGAAATCCAAAAGCGCCGCACGTTTGCGATTATTTCCCACCCGGATGCCGGTAAGACAACCCTTACCGAAAAGCTATTGCTTTTTGGTGGTGCCATACAAACGGCCGGTGCTGTTAAAAACAATAAAATCACCAAAACGGCGGCTTCCGACTTTATGGAAATTGAGAAACAGCGGGGGATTTCGGTGGCAACCTCGGTGATGTCGTTCGATTACCACGGAATTCGGGTAAACCTGTTGGATACCCCCGGACACAAAGATTTTGCTGAGGACACCTACCGCACCTTAACTGCAGTAGACAGTGTAATATTGGTCATCGATTGTGTAAAAGGTGTAGAGGAACAAACCGAGAAACTCATGGAAGTGTGTCGTATGAGAAACACCCCGGTGATTACCTTTATTAACAAAATGGACCGAGAAGGAAGCAATCCGTTTGACCTTTTGGATGAGATTGAGAAGAAGTTGAATATCAAGGTAAGACCATTAAGTTGGCCCATCAATATTGGTGCACATTTCAAAGGTGTATATAACCTATATGATAAGTCCTTAAACCTATTTAGTGCCAACAAAACCAAAATTTCTGACGATGTAGTTTCGATACAGAATTTGAAAGATCCGGGTTTGGACGAACTGATAGGAGAAAAGGATGCTAATCAATTGCGGGAAGACGTTGAATTAATTGAAGGGGTATATGATGAATTTGATGTAAACACCTATTTGGAAGGAGAAATTGCACCTGTATTTTTTGGATCGGCTGTAAACAACTTCGGGGTGAAAGAACTGCTAGAAACCTTTGTTCGCATAGCCCCTACTCCTATTCCAAGGAATACCGATGTAAGAATAGTAAAGCCGGAGGAATCTAACTTTACCGGTTTTATTTTTAAAATCCACGCCAATCTGGATCCCAAACATCGGGATAGGATTGCCTTTTTAAGGATTTGTTCAGGTAAATTCGAGCGAAATAAATTTTTTAAGCATGTTCGACTTGGCAAGGATTTCCGATTTTCCAATCCTTATTCCTTTCTGGCCCAGGATAAATCTGTGGTGGAAGAAGCTTTTCCCGGTGATGTAGTAGGATTGTACGATACAGGAAATTTCAAAATTGGCGACACCCTTACTGAAGGTGAAAAAATAATGTACAAAGGCATTCCAAGTTTTTCGCCGGAGTTGTTTAAGGAGGTAATTAATACCGATCCTATGAAGAGCAAACAACTTGAAAAGGGTATTGAACAATTATCGGATGAAGGAGTTGCCCAATTGTTTACGGTAAATCCGGGTAATAGAAAAATTATTGGAACCGTAGGAGACCTTCAGTTTGAAGTAATTCAATACCGTTTATTGAATGAATACGGAGCCTCGTGCAGATACCAGCATTTGAATTTTTACAAAGCCTGTTGGATTACTTCCGATGATGAAGCGGCCTTGCACGACTTCCTTCAATTTAAAGCCGGAAATATTGCCTACGACAAGGACCAAAACCCGGTTTATTTCGCCGAAAGTTCCTGGATATTAAACACCCAGATTGAGAAATATCCCAAGTTACAGTTTCATTTTACCTCAGAATTTAAAATGGAGGCTGCCAAGTAG
- a CDS encoding ATP-binding cassette domain-containing protein, producing MISVSNLSVQFGGTYLFEEVSFLVNPRDRIGLVGKNGAGKSTLLKILAGKQAYDKGDIAKPAGSHVGYLPQEMNHADGFTVMEEAKKAFIELVELEQKIEYINQQLTERTDYESDGYSDLIHQLHDATERFSMLDGYNVDAATEKVLLGLGFTREDFGRQTLEFSGGWRMRVELAKILLQKPEVLLLDEPTNHLDIESIQWIEEFLADYPGAILLVSHDKAFLDNITNRTIEISLGKIYDYRANYSKYVELRAERKATQEAAAKNQQKYIEKTEQLIDKYRAKANKASFAQSLIKKLDRIELVEVDEDDNATLRFSFPPAPHSGKVIARAERLGKSYGDKKILENVDFILERGDRVGFVGKNGAGKTTLSKILAKKLDHTGILEEGHQVKLGYFAQNQTETMDGEKTVFETIDEVAVGDVRKNIRNLLGSFLFGGDSVDKKVKVLSGGEKNRLAMCKLLLEPYNFLVLDEPTNHLDMRSKDMLKTALLKYDGTLVVVSHDRDFLQGLTTKIYEFPGGTVKQHYGDIYEFLRSKKISNLAELEKKAASPKVEEKKKEVSSNPVDDEKRKQMEKQIKQLDNSIKKHEEIIGKLEEELKKIDELMTHPEQFKEVSKNDPTIFEKYQRLQDELNTTMETWEKLLEEKELTMKS from the coding sequence GTGATTTCAGTATCAAACCTTTCCGTTCAATTTGGAGGAACCTATTTATTTGAAGAAGTATCATTCCTGGTTAACCCTAGAGACAGGATAGGATTAGTTGGAAAAAATGGAGCAGGAAAATCGACTCTACTAAAAATTTTAGCCGGCAAACAGGCTTACGACAAGGGCGATATTGCAAAACCGGCCGGAAGTCATGTGGGTTATTTACCTCAGGAAATGAACCATGCGGATGGTTTCACTGTGATGGAGGAGGCTAAAAAGGCTTTTATTGAATTGGTGGAATTGGAGCAAAAAATCGAATACATCAACCAACAATTAACCGAACGTACCGATTACGAAAGTGATGGGTATTCGGATCTTATTCACCAATTACACGATGCCACCGAACGTTTTAGCATGCTGGATGGATATAACGTGGATGCTGCAACCGAAAAAGTACTGTTGGGTTTAGGATTTACCAGAGAAGATTTTGGAAGACAAACCTTGGAATTTAGCGGAGGTTGGAGAATGCGGGTTGAGTTGGCAAAAATCCTACTTCAAAAACCTGAAGTATTACTACTGGATGAGCCCACCAACCACCTCGATATAGAAAGTATACAATGGATTGAAGAATTCCTGGCCGACTATCCGGGAGCTATTTTACTCGTGAGCCACGATAAAGCATTTCTAGATAACATTACCAACCGAACCATTGAAATTTCACTTGGCAAAATTTATGATTACAGGGCCAATTATTCCAAATATGTGGAATTACGCGCTGAACGAAAAGCTACCCAGGAAGCAGCAGCCAAGAACCAACAAAAATATATTGAAAAAACTGAGCAATTAATTGATAAATATCGGGCTAAGGCAAACAAAGCATCCTTTGCCCAATCTCTTATCAAAAAATTAGATCGAATTGAGTTGGTTGAAGTGGATGAAGATGACAATGCCACCCTGCGCTTCTCCTTCCCTCCTGCTCCACACTCCGGAAAAGTTATTGCAAGAGCCGAACGATTAGGAAAAAGTTATGGAGACAAAAAGATTCTGGAAAATGTTGATTTCATTTTGGAACGTGGAGACAGGGTTGGATTCGTTGGGAAAAATGGAGCAGGAAAAACTACTTTGTCAAAAATTTTGGCTAAAAAACTCGACCATACCGGAATTCTGGAAGAAGGCCATCAGGTGAAATTAGGCTATTTTGCTCAAAACCAGACCGAAACCATGGACGGTGAAAAAACAGTTTTTGAAACCATTGACGAAGTAGCTGTTGGAGATGTACGCAAAAACATTCGTAACCTCTTGGGATCCTTCCTATTTGGAGGAGACTCGGTAGATAAAAAAGTGAAAGTACTTAGCGGTGGGGAAAAAAACCGCCTGGCTATGTGCAAATTGCTTTTAGAACCTTATAACTTTTTAGTACTGGACGAACCCACCAACCACCTCGACATGCGAAGCAAGGATATGTTAAAAACAGCCTTACTAAAATACGATGGAACCTTGGTTGTAGTTAGCCACGACAGAGATTTTCTCCAAGGATTAACCACCAAAATTTATGAATTCCCGGGAGGAACTGTTAAACAACATTATGGAGATATTTATGAATTCCTCCGATCAAAGAAGATTTCTAATCTGGCCGAATTAGAAAAAAAAGCAGCTAGCCCCAAAGTAGAAGAAAAGAAAAAAGAGGTTAGTTCTAACCCGGTTGATGACGAGAAAAGAAAACAAATGGAGAAACAAATCAAACAATTGGATAACTCCATCAAAAAACATGAAGAAATCATTGGGAAACTGGAAGAAGAACTAAAAAAAATCGACGAACTGATGACTCATCCGGAACAATTTAAGGAAGTTTCGAAGAATGACCCAACTATCTTTGAAAAGTACCAACGTCTTCAGGATGAACTTAATACAACCATGGAAACCTGGGAAAAACTACTAGAAGAAAAAGAATTAACAATGAAAAGTTAA